A single genomic interval of Deltaproteobacteria bacterium harbors:
- a CDS encoding 1-acyl-sn-glycerol-3-phosphate acyltransferase, producing MTRFGEVTSYRSPERERAVLARLFPDLYFYAQMMGVYWNGSRKAKRGAYDGNDWIKSSEAVLRALESVGVKVKVENMGAFINLDSPCVFIGNHMSTLETFVLPCIIQPHRDVTFVVKESLINYPVFKYIMRARDPVVVGRTDAREDLKRVLVDGSDKLGKGRSIIIFPQTTRSVGLDPEQFNSIGVKLARRAKVPIVPIALKTDAWGVGRWVKDFGKIHAKIPAHICFGEPMTVSGNGRDEQERIVGFIREKLEKWK from the coding sequence ATGACACGATTCGGTGAAGTGACTTCGTACAGGTCACCAGAGAGGGAGCGTGCGGTCCTGGCCCGGCTCTTTCCCGATCTCTACTTCTACGCACAGATGATGGGGGTCTACTGGAATGGGTCCAGGAAGGCCAAAAGGGGGGCATACGACGGAAACGACTGGATAAAGAGCAGCGAGGCTGTCCTGAGGGCGCTGGAATCGGTCGGGGTGAAGGTGAAGGTCGAAAATATGGGGGCTTTTATCAACCTCGACTCGCCATGTGTCTTTATCGGAAACCACATGAGCACCCTGGAGACCTTCGTTCTACCCTGTATAATTCAGCCCCACAGGGATGTCACTTTCGTAGTGAAGGAAAGCCTGATCAATTATCCTGTGTTTAAATACATCATGAGGGCGCGGGACCCGGTAGTGGTCGGGAGGACCGACGCCCGTGAAGATCTGAAACGGGTTCTGGTGGACGGCAGCGATAAACTGGGAAAGGGGAGGTCCATCATTATTTTTCCTCAGACCACCCGAAGCGTCGGGTTAGACCCCGAACAGTTCAACTCCATCGGTGTCAAACTTGCGCGCAGGGCCAAGGTTCCCATCGTGCCCATTGCCCTTAAAACAGACGCGTGGGGCGTGGGAAGATGGGTGAAGGACTTCGGGAAGATCCACGCGAAAATCCCCGCCCACATCTGTTTTGGCGAGCCGATGACGGTGTCGGGCAATGGACGTGATGAGCAGGAGCGTATAGTCGGGTTTATCCGGGAGAAGCTGGAGAAATGGAAGTAA
- a CDS encoding patatin yields the protein MFRKRTLADKKKVGLALGGGSARGWAHVGVIRALDEAGIKAGFVAGTSMGAFIGAFYASGRMKSLEEFTSSLTKRQVITMLDLVFPRSGLLDGDKVSRFFEKQIGPIIMEDLEIPFRTVSTDLDSGEEVVIERGDVLEAVRASLSIPGIFTPVKYNGRLLVDGGLTNPVPVDVAREMGADFVIAVDVNSSLFHGTMKEKIVKGPPAISGGKNSKSHGAVKIFEDKIRGFFQGKKSTLFKDWKREEQLPGILDVITTSMNIIEVQLTRMKLTISPPDILIIPDVGDIGFAEFYRASEAMERGYRAAKKALDSM from the coding sequence ATGTTTCGAAAAAGGACGCTTGCAGACAAAAAAAAGGTTGGTCTTGCCCTTGGTGGCGGATCCGCGCGGGGATGGGCCCACGTTGGAGTAATCCGCGCCCTTGACGAGGCAGGAATAAAAGCCGGTTTCGTGGCTGGTACGAGCATGGGGGCTTTCATCGGGGCATTTTATGCATCGGGAAGGATGAAAAGTCTTGAGGAGTTCACATCATCACTTACAAAACGTCAGGTGATCACCATGCTCGACCTGGTGTTTCCCAGGTCCGGGCTGCTGGATGGGGACAAGGTCTCAAGATTTTTTGAGAAACAGATTGGACCGATAATAATGGAGGATCTGGAAATACCGTTCAGAACCGTTTCCACGGACCTTGATTCGGGGGAGGAGGTAGTGATCGAGAGGGGGGATGTCCTCGAGGCGGTGCGCGCGAGCCTGTCAATTCCGGGGATCTTTACACCGGTAAAGTACAATGGGCGCCTGCTGGTGGATGGTGGGTTAACCAATCCGGTCCCCGTGGACGTGGCGAGGGAGATGGGGGCGGATTTTGTGATAGCAGTGGACGTCAACTCTTCCCTTTTCCATGGCACCATGAAAGAAAAAATCGTGAAGGGACCTCCAGCGATATCCGGGGGAAAAAATTCGAAAAGCCACGGAGCTGTAAAAATATTCGAAGATAAGATCCGTGGATTTTTCCAGGGAAAGAAATCCACCCTTTTTAAGGATTGGAAAAGGGAAGAACAGCTTCCCGGTATTCTCGATGTCATAACCACATCCATGAACATTATCGAGGTCCAGCTCACCAGGATGAAACTTACCATCAGCCCACCGGATATTTTGATCATACCTGATGTGGGAGACATAGGTTTTGCTGAATTCTACAGGGCGTCCGAGGCCATGGAGCGGGGATACCGCGCGGCCAAAAAAGCCCTGGATTCAATGTAA